TCGTCAGGAACCAGGCCCTCAACACCGTCACCGATCCCCAGGCAGTTCACTACATGAAAAACGCGGTCTCGGCAATAACTTCCTTCGGACAGCCGCTCTCCCTCAGGGGAGTGCTCTACATGTTCATCTCGGTGCTCATGTCCTTCGGCCTTGGTGCCGGCGTTTATTATGTGGTTGGGAGCTTCACCCCCGAGGAGCTTGACCTCAGGAAGGTTCTTGCCGCTGTTTTTGTCCTCCAGATAATACTGAGCTTCGCCGCGGCTTTTACCGTCGCTTACTCCCTCGGTGCAGCCTACCAGGGATTTGGAAAAGCCTTCCACAGCCCCAACATCCCAGCGGAGGAGTCCATGAGGCTATACCTTGGATTTCAGGATCTCAGAGAATACGCTACGAACAGTGAAAAGAGCCCGATGGACTCGATTGAGGTGTTCTATTCAATCCCGTACGTACTCAAGGGCAACATCGCCAACGCCGGCAGGTTGATATCTCTGCTCATGCTCTCGCTATACTTTGCCGGGCTGACCACGATCATCGTCCTCATAGAGATGGGCAGTCAGATACTCTCCGAGGTCATGCAGCTTGGAAGGAACAGAAGCCTGACTCTGGTGGCGCTCCTTGGCTTCCTGCTCTCAGCGGTGATGGTCATAGGGGACATCAGGACAATGTTTCTTGTGGTGCCGTTCAGCGTGGGTGCAATAATAGCCGCTATCGAAGCATATCCCCTCCTCTCAGAGGAACTCGCGCACAACAAGGGCGCCGTGGCGGGCATAATGATCGTCCTCTTCCTCATGGGCCTGCTCACGCTGTACTACGCGTTCAGAGCGCCAGGCACCACCGTCAAGATAGGTGCACTGCTCGGTCTCGTCCTCCTAGTGCCCGCTCTCATGAACAGCATGCTGATGAAGGGCCGTCGCTGATTCTTTCTTTTATTCAAAAATTTTTTAAAGACCCTTCCCAATCGGTTTTAGAACGCTTATGGGAGGTCTGAAAAATGGGAGACAAGACCAAGGTTCAGGTTAGCAAGCTCAAGCCGGGAAGGTACATCCTCATCGATGGAGAGCCCTGCAGGATCGGCAACATAACCGTTTCCTCGCCCGGAAAGCACGGTTCAGCCAAGGCCAGGATTGAGGCCGTTGGAATCTTCGACGGCAAGGTCAGGAGCATTGTCAAGCCCACCAGCGCAGAGGTTGACGTTCCGATCATCGACAAGAGAACCGCCCAGATAATAGCCATGACTCCGGACACCGTCCAGATTATGGACATGGAGACCTACGAGCTCTACGACGTCCCTATTGAGACCGGTGTCGCTGACGAGATCAAGGATCAGCTCAGGGAAGGAATAAACGTCGAGTACTGGGAGACCCTCGGCAGGATCAAGATAATGAAGCTCAAGGGCGAGTGAGCCCTTCTTCCACCTCTTTAAACAAACTTTTCTTGGAAAGTTAATAGCCAAAGAATCCAAATAAGAGAAAGGGATTGTTTGAGGCGTCAGCCCGGCAATCAGCCGTACAGAAGCTTTCCACTCTTAGGGTCAAAGATGTAAATCCTGTCCATCCTCGGCCTCCAGTAAACCTCCTCCCTGCCCGTCTCCACTCCTTCCGGAAGCCTGAGTACCAGCTCCACACCGCCGTAGGCGATGTGGCCGTAGCTCTCCACACCGAGCTTCTCAACACCTAGGAGCCTGCCCTTCACAAAGCCCTCCTTCGGTTCGGAGCTGACTTGAACGTGCTGGGGCCGGAAGCCGAGAACCGCAGTGCCGCGGACGTCTATGATGGTGGGCAGTTCCAGCATGAATTCCCCTGCATCGAAGAGCACTTTTCCGTCCTTCTCCTCAACCTCTCCTTTCACGAGGTTCATGGGTGGGCTTCCCACGAACGTCGCAACGAAGGTGTTGGCGGGTTTGTAGAAGATCTCATCCGGCGTGCCGACCTGCTGGAGAACGCCCCTGTCCATGACAGCTATCCTATCGGCCATCGTCATGGCCTCGACCTGGTCGTGGGTGACGTAAATGGTGGTTATTCCGAGGTCGTAGCTGAGGAGCTTCTTGAGCTCAAAGCGCATCTGGGTTCTTATCTTGGCGTCGAGGTTGCTCAGCGGCTCATCGAGGAGGAAAACCTCGGGTTCTCTCACCAGCGCCCTGGCCAAGGCCACACGCTGCTGCTGGCCGCCGCTCAGTTCGCTCGGCTTCCGGTTGAGAAGGTCGGCTATCCCAAGGAACTCGGCCACCTCCTTAACGCGCCGTATCCTCTCCTGCTTCGGAACCTTCCACATCCTCAGCGGAAATTCTATGTTGCCGAAGACCGTCATGTGTGGATAGAGCGCGTAGCTCTGGAATACCATGGCGGTGTTTCTCTTTGTGGGATCTATCTCGTTGACCAGCTGGTCGCCTATCCATATTTCGCCTTCGGTGGGCGTTTCAAGGCCGGCTATCATTCTGAGTGTCGTCGATTTCCCACACCCGCTTGGTCCGAGGAGCACCATGAACTCCCCGTCTTTAATCTCAAGGTTCAGTTTGTTGACAGCAACTACCTCTCCAAACTTCTTGGTAACGTCCTTAAGCAGAACCCTCGCCATCAGCCTTTCCCTCCCGTAATGACTATACCCCTAATGAGGTACCTGTTTAGCACGAGGAAGAGCAGTATCGTGGGTGCCGAGGCCACCAGCGAGCCTGCTATGATTGGGGTGTACTCCGTCCACATGCTCCTCTGGAAGGCGAAGCTGAGACCGACCGGCAGGGTGAAGTTTTCCGGCGAGCGGAGGAAGATGAGCGGCCCGATGAAGGCGTTCCAAGAGCCGAGGAACTGGTAAACGGCAACCGCACCGAGGGCAGGTTTGGCCAGCGGCATGGCTATGTAGAAGAACGCCTTTATCGGACCGCACCCATCCAGGCGGGCGGCTTCGAATATCTCGTTGGAAAGGGACGTGAAGTACTGCCTCATGAGGAAGATACTTGACACGTTCACTATCCCCAGTAGTGCAAGGCCGAAGATGTTGTCGATGAGGCCAAGTTTGTACATTATGATGTAGTTTGGAACCAGCGTGACGAACATTGGAATCATAAGGAGCGAGAGCAGCGCGGAGAATATTACGTCTTTTCCCGGGAATTTGAGTCTGGCGAATGCGTAGCCGGCCATGCTGGTGAAGAGCACGTTGCCGGCAACGATTAACCCAGCGTAGAGCGCGGTGTTGCGAATCCAGCGCGGGAACAGGTCAAGCCTGAAGAGTTTCTGATAGTTTTCAAGCGTGAATGGATTGGGAACCCACTCCGGGGGGTATGCCGAAGCCTGCGCCCACGTCATGAACGAAGCGACCAGCGACCTGATGAAGGGCATCAGATATACCAGTGCAAAGGTTATCAGCACGGCGTAGGTTATGACAATCCAGATACGGCGGATGAGCCTCTCCTTCTCTTTGGGGGTCATCTCATAGCCCTCCCGTACTTCTTCTGGAACAGGTAGGTGGTCGTGAATATTATCGCGAACAGGAACCAGCTTTTGGCCGCGGCAACACCGGGACGTATCCTGGTGAACGCCTCGTTATAGATGTCCAGCGCGACGGTATAGCCTGCCCCTCCCGGGCCGCCGTTGGCCCCCGCCATTATCCACGCGAGGTCGAACATCTGGAGGGCCCCTATGAGTCCCATGACCACCACGTAGGTTATCATCGGCCTGAGCATCGGGATCGTTATGAAGAAGAACCTCCTTATCGGCCCTGCACCGTCAAGCATTGCCGCCTCGTATATCTCCCTGGGAATGGCCTGCATCGCCGCCAGGAAGGACACCATGAAGTGTCCGCTGGTCCCCCAGATGGCGACAGTGGCTATGGCGAAGAGCAGGTAGTCTTTGTTGTTTATCCAGTCCACCGGCTCAAAGCCCGGGATCACGTGGGCCAGGACGTAGTTTATGTAGCCGTTCTTCATGAAGAGCCATATGAATATCAGGGCCACGATGACCGAAGAAGTCGTCGCGGGCAGGAAATAGGAGACCTTGAAGAACTGCTGGCCGCGAATCTTCTGGTTGGCAAAGGAGGCCAGCACTATTGCCAGGAAGGTCTGGATGGGCACGACGATGAGTGTGTAGAGCAGGATGTTCTTCAGGCCGGTGTAGAAGGGCACGAGAAGGTAGGGCGCTCCGTGAAGCCCCCTGATAAGGTCCCTTATCACAATCTCAAAGTTTTGAAGCCCTACAAACTGCATCTCGCCTATATAATCCCATTTGAAGAAGCTCAGGTAGAAGGCAAAGAACATCGCGAAGTAACCGAAAACCAGGTTCAGAATAACGGCAATCGAGATGAGAGTTAATCCGGCTACGATCTCCTTATTTCTAGCCTTCTCGTAAAAGGAAGAAAAAGACGAAAACATGTTCTCACCTCAGCTGCTCAGCTCTTCCTGAACGACCTGCTTCATAACCTCAATGGCCTCGTCCACGCTCATCTCGCCCCTCATCGCTGCGGCCATGGCGTCGCTGAACTTGCCCTCAAGTGGTCCCGACTTCGGACCCCAGAGGAAGACTATCATCTGGTCGTACTTGAACGAGAGGGTCTTCTTGTGCTGCGGCCACATGTCCGGGTCGTTCTCGAATCCCTTTATGCTGGGTAGGGTCTGACCGCCCTTGACGACGAGTTCCTTCTGTCCCTCCGGCCCAAGGAGGAACTCGACGAACTTCCAGGCCTCCTGCGGGTGTTCGGTCTTGGCGTTTATTCCCAGGATGACTGTGTAGACCATGGTCACCCTTCCTTCCTTTCCGGCCGGGACAGGAGCTATGTCCCAGTCCTCACCGTACTTGAAGTCGGGGAACTGGTCTGCAAGGAATGGAATCATCCAGTTTCCGCTGATGACCATTCCAACCTCCTGCTGGCCGAAGGCGTCACCGAGCCAGCCGGCTCCAACGTCACTCGGCTGGACGACGTACGGGGTAAGCCCCTGGTTTTCCCTCTCAGTCTTGCCCTTCCTGTAGAGGTCGATGTACCACGTGAGGGTCTCCCTAACCACGGGGTTGTCGAACCAGGAGGCGTCTTCAGGTTTCTCGAACCAGGGCTTGGGGGCACCGTTGCTTACGGCAACTGGGACGTACCTGTTAAATCCTCCAAGGTATATGGCCAGTCCGGGCTTTCCGGTCTTGTCAGCTATTATCTTGGCGTACTCCTCAAGCTCCTCCCAGGTTTCGGGCGGCCTGGTGAGGCCAGCCTGTTCGAAGAGCTTCTTGTTGTAGAAGAGGGCCAGCATGCTCCAGTCCTTAGGCAGGCCGTAGAGCTTTCCGTCCTTCATGAAGGGCTCAAGAAGGAACGGGTAGAACTGGTCAATGAAGCTCTGGTCAGCGAGGTCAGATATCGGATAGAGGGCCCCCTTGTCGATGAAGATTGGAGCCCATGCACTGTCAACGTAGAAGACATCGGGGGCAACTCCTGCACCGTAGGATGCCAGGATGTTCTCGTGGAACATCTGGGTGATGACCTCGTACTTGATGCCGATGTTGGGGTTCTGCTCTTCGAAGGCTTTAATCATCTTCTCGTAGTTCTTCATCTCGGTTTCTCCGGCACTCCAGCCGGCGAACCTCACGAAAACTTTCTCCTGCACCTGGGTCTCAACCTTGGTCTCAGTTTTAACTTTGGTCTCCGTGACGGTCGCCGGTGTTTGGGTTCCGGTCTGTTCTCCACCGCCGATGCACCCGGCAGCCACTACTGCCAAAAGCAGAACAAAAATCAAAAGACCACCAGCAAGGACTTTTTTCATACCTCCTCACCCCTCGACATACGTGCATGGAATAATATGGGCATTCAATGTTTATACTACAATACTATTATATAAACCTTACTGAATTAGTATCCAATATATTTAAATAGTATTGAAGCTCAAAAATACGTAGTGGCAGTGACCTGTGGAGGGGTGCAGATGGAAAATTATGCTTTTTTGATTGAAAAATTGCAGGAACTCGGGCTCACCAAAAGGGAGGCTGAGGTTTATCTGACGATTCTCATAAAGGACGGCGCCACCGTGAAGGAGCTCCTTGAGGCCCTTGACATCCATCAGCCCCAGCTCTACAACATAATCCAGAGCCTGATACGAAAGGGATTCATCAGGGCTTCCGCCGGAAGGCCGAG
This window of the Thermococcus thermotolerans genome carries:
- a CDS encoding sodium-dependent transporter translates to MRKISFLMAFLITGYILGIWNFLVLPKYYINFGLKGFLISLIPMLLALFLIYSEAESTKRTRYLIYELFFKISRTPALIFVLIMFLLVMLGITTYYSSYSIIYILGIAPRYVPVIALGTILVSVVLLILAKGRTLEVISVLSVLFVLFAIVSAVLVRNQALNTVTDPQAVHYMKNAVSAITSFGQPLSLRGVLYMFISVLMSFGLGAGVYYVVGSFTPEELDLRKVLAAVFVLQIILSFAAAFTVAYSLGAAYQGFGKAFHSPNIPAEESMRLYLGFQDLREYATNSEKSPMDSIEVFYSIPYVLKGNIANAGRLISLLMLSLYFAGLTTIIVLIEMGSQILSEVMQLGRNRSLTLVALLGFLLSAVMVIGDIRTMFLVVPFSVGAIIAAIEAYPLLSEELAHNKGAVAGIMIVLFLMGLLTLYYAFRAPGTTVKIGALLGLVLLVPALMNSMLMKGRR
- a CDS encoding translation initiation factor IF-5A — encoded protein: MGDKTKVQVSKLKPGRYILIDGEPCRIGNITVSSPGKHGSAKARIEAVGIFDGKVRSIVKPTSAEVDVPIIDKRTAQIIAMTPDTVQIMDMETYELYDVPIETGVADEIKDQLREGINVEYWETLGRIKIMKLKGE
- a CDS encoding ABC transporter ATP-binding protein, giving the protein MARVLLKDVTKKFGEVVAVNKLNLEIKDGEFMVLLGPSGCGKSTTLRMIAGLETPTEGEIWIGDQLVNEIDPTKRNTAMVFQSYALYPHMTVFGNIEFPLRMWKVPKQERIRRVKEVAEFLGIADLLNRKPSELSGGQQQRVALARALVREPEVFLLDEPLSNLDAKIRTQMRFELKKLLSYDLGITTIYVTHDQVEAMTMADRIAVMDRGVLQQVGTPDEIFYKPANTFVATFVGSPPMNLVKGEVEEKDGKVLFDAGEFMLELPTIIDVRGTAVLGFRPQHVQVSSEPKEGFVKGRLLGVEKLGVESYGHIAYGGVELVLRLPEGVETGREEVYWRPRMDRIYIFDPKSGKLLYG
- a CDS encoding carbohydrate ABC transporter permease, which translates into the protein MTPKEKERLIRRIWIVITYAVLITFALVYLMPFIRSLVASFMTWAQASAYPPEWVPNPFTLENYQKLFRLDLFPRWIRNTALYAGLIVAGNVLFTSMAGYAFARLKFPGKDVIFSALLSLLMIPMFVTLVPNYIIMYKLGLIDNIFGLALLGIVNVSSIFLMRQYFTSLSNEIFEAARLDGCGPIKAFFYIAMPLAKPALGAVAVYQFLGSWNAFIGPLIFLRSPENFTLPVGLSFAFQRSMWTEYTPIIAGSLVASAPTILLFLVLNRYLIRGIVITGGKG
- a CDS encoding carbohydrate ABC transporter permease; its protein translation is MFSSFSSFYEKARNKEIVAGLTLISIAVILNLVFGYFAMFFAFYLSFFKWDYIGEMQFVGLQNFEIVIRDLIRGLHGAPYLLVPFYTGLKNILLYTLIVVPIQTFLAIVLASFANQKIRGQQFFKVSYFLPATTSSVIVALIFIWLFMKNGYINYVLAHVIPGFEPVDWINNKDYLLFAIATVAIWGTSGHFMVSFLAAMQAIPREIYEAAMLDGAGPIRRFFFITIPMLRPMITYVVVMGLIGALQMFDLAWIMAGANGGPGGAGYTVALDIYNEAFTRIRPGVAAAKSWFLFAIIFTTTYLFQKKYGRAMR
- a CDS encoding ABC transporter substrate-binding protein — encoded protein: MKKVLAGGLLIFVLLLAVVAAGCIGGGEQTGTQTPATVTETKVKTETKVETQVQEKVFVRFAGWSAGETEMKNYEKMIKAFEEQNPNIGIKYEVITQMFHENILASYGAGVAPDVFYVDSAWAPIFIDKGALYPISDLADQSFIDQFYPFLLEPFMKDGKLYGLPKDWSMLALFYNKKLFEQAGLTRPPETWEELEEYAKIIADKTGKPGLAIYLGGFNRYVPVAVSNGAPKPWFEKPEDASWFDNPVVRETLTWYIDLYRKGKTERENQGLTPYVVQPSDVGAGWLGDAFGQQEVGMVISGNWMIPFLADQFPDFKYGEDWDIAPVPAGKEGRVTMVYTVILGINAKTEHPQEAWKFVEFLLGPEGQKELVVKGGQTLPSIKGFENDPDMWPQHKKTLSFKYDQMIVFLWGPKSGPLEGKFSDAMAAAMRGEMSVDEAIEVMKQVVQEELSS